TCGAAATAATCCACGCCCCTGTTGGTTTTGAAGTACTTCCAATAACCTGCACCAGGTACAGCTCCCATTGTATCTACAAAACGACGAAACTGCAACGGCCCCTGCTCCTGATTGTCTGTCAGGAAAAAATGAAAGCCGATTTTTTGTGCAATCAAGCCACGGGCTATCACGCCCTTGCTGTTTACAAACACCCGCTTATCAAAATCGGTTTCAACGCTCTGCTGTTGATTGATAGCAGGATTGATAGACAAGTAAAAATCTTTGTTACTTACCTCAATCATATTGCCTTTGGTGGGCCACAAAAAACCTAAGAACGGCTGCTTACTTTTCCATGAAGGCATATCGGCTGTTGTGTATCGGCTTGTACTCACTGTTGTTAGCCTGAAAACGGTCTAGATTGTATTGATCTACCGCAGACAGTTGCCATGGATTTTGATTTTGCAGCAGCAGTTGCCGCACAGAATCGGCCACTGCCACATAAGCCTTTCGCATGTATGGTTTTACTGTGCTCAGGTTCAGCGCATTGTTGGTGCCGGCCTTTATTTCCATGCGGTCGAGCAGCCAACCTTCTTTTGCCCACAATGGCACATAAGTAGTTTGCGCAACTGCGTTGGTCGTTATCAGAATCAATAATGCAGCCCAAATATTTCGCAACATATGCAGAGGTTTCAACGGCGTTAATAATCGTAATCTTTTCTAAACATATTCCAACGCAATCCAATGGTGAGCAGCGTTGTGTTCAGCTTGTCTTTGTTGGTTTCTTTGTAGCTGCGGTACTGCGCCTGTGCTTCTACAAACAGGTTTTCTTTCAGCTCATAGCTGGCAGTGATGGCAGCATTCAAACCTGTGGCCGGCATGCCGGTAAATAAGGGATAATTATCGCTGCGCAAACGCAAACCACCCTGCCCGGTAGAACTGTATAACGTATTTGGATTGTAGCCAAAGTTGTAACCGGCACTATCGAGGCCTTGCTTCCAATAATTTACCCTGGCAAAAAAGTACAACTTGTTGGTAGGCTGATAACGAACAATACCAATGAACTCCCGCAGGTTGGCTCCCATCGGATGCGCCAGCGGTTGATTGTAATGCGCATACGACCCTGTCGTATCTCTGAACTGATACATGAACGGCCGTATCTGGTTCATTTCTGCCTGCACATCCAAATTGTTGATGCCAAACGCATCAACATATTTGGCCCCCAGCTGAAAGCCCTGCTTATTGCCCCACCAGTTGCGTTTGTTGCCAATCACTTCATCTTTTACAAATTCATCCAGCATTAACTGTCCGTAGAGTTGTGCTTTCTTAGCCACGTTGGCCTTGAAATCAAAACCAATGTTTGCATTATCGGGGCTACCATTTTGCTGCTCTATGCTGCGGTAAAAAATAACCGGTAGCATGTAGGCAAAATCATAACGGTTGGGCCGCCCAAAAATGATGGATTCAAAAAAGCCAATATTCAACCACTTGGTAGCATTCAAACTCAGGTGGTGCATGGCGGCATACTTTTTATTCATGCGGTCGTTGCTGGCCTCAAACGGAGTAGGCGACAATTGCATGAACAGGTTGGTATAGTTGAGCTTCCATATGCGGGTATTCAGTTTTACAAACAACGATTGTCCGCTGAAGTCACTCAGCATTAAACTACGGTAACCATTGCCAATGAAATTTCTATCATAGCCCAGCTGTACATTGATGTATTTCGTTACGTTGGTAGCCAGGCTGCCCCGAAAATCGAAATAGCTGTAAGCATTGTTGCCGCTGGCTACATTGTAGCGGCCTGCACCAGGCACAGCGTTGTTGGTAGCCACAAAACGACGAAACTGTATCGGGCCATTTTCATTGTTGGCCGTGGCCTGAAAATGAAACGCCACTTTATTGCCAATCAATCCACGACCACTGGCACCAAACGCCCGAAAGTGAATGGATTCATCGTAATCTTTTTCCATGCTTTGCTGCACACTAATAGCAGGATTAATGCTCATGTAAAACCCTTTTTGATTTACCTCCAGCATATTGCCGGGTGTTTCAAAAAAGCCTTTACCCAAAGGCTTCTTACTCTTCCAAGCAGTGGCAGGATAAGATGAATACTCGCTGCTGTTGGCTTGCAGCCGGTTGAGATTGTACAGGTCAACTGCACTAAAACCCGCGGCTTGCGCATCCAGTTGTAAACGGATAGAATCCGCTACCCGAACATACGTGCCCCGCATCAGCGGCTTCACCGTACCCAGGTTCAAATCGTTGTTGCGCTGCAGTTTTATTTCCAGTCTTTCAAGCGTCCAGTTCTCTTTCGACCACAACGGGAAATACGTGGTTTGTGCAGAAGCATACAATGTTGCGAACAGAAGCACAGCAACAAGCAGGGAATTCCTAATTTGCATGCAGTTGTATTAGAATGAATGAATAAACAAAGTATGCAAAATTACCTCATCAAAAACGCCTGCATCGTCAACGAAGGCCGCACATTTTTCTCAGACCTGTTAATAAAAAACGGACGCATTGAGAAAATAGCGCCACAAATCAACTGCACAGAAGCGGTGGTGGAAATAAATGCCGAAGGCCTGCACCTGTTGCCCGGTGCCATTGATGACCAGGTGCATTTTCGGGAACCCGGTCTTACGCACAAGGCCAATATTTTCACCGAAAGCCGTGCAGCCGTAGCCGGTGGTGTGACCAGTTTTATGGAAATGCCCAACACCGTGCCCAATGCACTCACACATGAGCTGCTGGAAGACAAATACCAGATTGCTGCTCAATCGTCGCTGGCCAATTATTCATTCTTCATGGGCACCAGCAACAGCAATGCCGATGAAGTGTTGAAAACCAACGACCGCAAAAAAGATGTGTGCGGCATCAAAATATTCATGGGTGCTTCTACCGGCAACATGCTGGTAGACAACTATCTGACATTGGATAAAATTTTCAGAGAAGCAGAAGTATTAATTGCCACGCATTGCGAAGATGAAAAAGTCATCAAACGCAACCTGCATGCTTTGCAGGGTGTGGAGTTGACGCCGCAGCATCACCCCGTCATCCGTGATGTAGAAGCCTGTTTTGAAAGTAGTTTTTCTGCCATTCAGCTGGCCAAAAAACACAACACCCGACTGCACATTTTACACATCAGCACGGCCCGTGAGTTGCAGCTGTTTACCAATATGCTGCCGCTCAGCGAAAAGCGCATCACCAGTGAAGTGTGTGTGCATCACCTCCATTTTACCGCCGACGATTATGACCGTCTCGGCTATCAAATCAAATGCAACCCGGCTATCAAATCTGCCGATAACAAAGCGGCATTGTGGGAAGCCTTGAACGATGACCGCCTGGATGTAATTGCCACCGACCATGCGCCGCATTTGCTCAGCGAAAAAGAACCACCCTATGCTCATGCACATGCAGGCCTGCCGCTGGTGCAGCACTCTGTGCTCATGATGATGAAGTATGTGCAGGAAGGCCGCATCAGCATCGAAAAAGTGGTGCAGAAAATGAGCCACAACGTGGCCGACATGTTCGACATTGATCAACGGGGTTATATCCGCGAAGGCTACTATGCCGATTTGGTATTGGTAAACCTGCAGCAAAGCACCACCGTAAGCAAGGAAAATATTTTGTACAAATGTGGCTGGAGCCCGCTGGAAGGCGAAACATTGCCCGCCAGTATTAGCCACACTTTTGTAAATGGCCACTTGGCGTATGCAAATGGAGAACTCAATGCATCTCAGTTGGGTATGCGACTGCGCTTTAACCGTTAACTTGTTGGCTGCTTACCTACCCTGCTTATGAATATTGATCAGACATCGCTGCGAGACCTTGCCATTTTTCATGCTGAAGAAGAGCAATCGGTTTTCAACACCCTCAACTTTACGCAAACCTCCGGCGGGGCACAATGGTTGGCCTATTTGCTCAATCATCCTTTTAGTGATGTGAAGCCGATTCAGGAAACACAGGACCTGCTGAAACTGATGCTGCAAAACCAGGACAAATGGCCCAGCGGTATCACTAATGGTACCATCATGGTGCTCGATAAATTTTATCAATCACAGATTGATAAAATTCCTTTCCCCACCAATGCGGCCAATGCTTTGTTGTACAAACTCATTCACGGTCCCGACTATGCCATCATTCGCTACTCGGTTGGTCATGCCATTGATTTTTTGCAAGGCATGCAGCAGTTCATTGGCATGTTTGATGCACAAAAAACACCAGCCCTGTTGAGTGGCATGCTCAGCCGCATCCAACTCATGATGGCCCGTGAAGAAATCAAAGCGCTTATAGCTGTAACCAACAAACAACAATTGAGTGCCGTGCAACACCTGCATTATGGCTACTACCTGTTGTATCATTTCAAAAACCAAATCAATGATTTGATTGATATGCATGGCCGTCTGGAAGCCTATCTCTCATTGGCCAAAGCCATACAGGTTCATCAACTCACTTTCCCCGATATTCAACCAGCGCCTGCGCCTTCTATCACTGCGAAAGGACTGCGTCATATTTTGCTCGAACATCCTACCGCTTACGATTTGGAATTGAATCAGGAAACGAATTTCATTTTCCTGACCGGTGCCAACATGGCTGGTAAAAGTACCTTCATCAAAGCGGTAGGTGTGGCGGCTTACTTGGCACATATTGGCATGGCAGTTCCTGCTACACAAATGCAGCTGTCGATATTCGATGGTATCCTCAGCAATATTCAGGTGAGTGACAATATTGTAAAAGGCGAAAGCTATTTCTTCAATGAAGTGCAACGCATCAAAAACACCATTACCCGCATCAACGACAACAGCAAGTGGCTGGTGCTGATTGATGAATTGTTCAAGGGCACCAACGTGCAGGATGCCATGCGTTGCAGCACTACCGTAATCAAAGGTCTGCTCAAAATCAAGAACTCTTTGTTTGTGCTCAGCACACACTTGTACGAAATTGGTGATGAACTACGCCCCTATCCCAACATTGCTTTCCGCTATTTCGAAACACAGGTAACGGACGAAGAATTAAAGTTCAGCTACCAACTCAAAGAAGGCATCAGTAACGACCGCCTCGGCTACCTCATTCTCAAACGGGAAGGTGTGGTGGAGATGATTGAGCGGTTGTAAGTCTTTCACAAAAAACCGTAAAACCACGCAGCGGTTGCATAACTGGCTTTCGTTATTTTTAGTGCATGCTAGTAAAAACCTATGGCAGCGCTGTAATGGGTGTACACGCCGTTACCATTGTGCTCGAAGTGGATGTGAACAATCAGGGTAACCCCGGCTCTATTATTGTGGGCCTGCCCGACAATGCCGTAAAAGAAAGCATGCAGCGGGTGGAAAGCGCCATTAAAAGCAACGGGTACAAAATGCCCCGCACCCGTGTGGTGGTAAATATGGCACCGGCCGATATCCGCAAGAGTGGCACCGCTTTCGATTTACCCATGGCCATTGGTTTGCTGGGCGCAACGGAACAGTTGCAAAACAGCGATGCTTTCAAAGATTACATCATTATGGGCGAACTGAGTTTGGATGGTGAAGTACGTCCCATCAAAGGTGCTTTGCCCATGGCCATACAAGCCAGAAAAGAAGGTTACAAAGGTTTGATTGTGCCCAAACAAAATGCCCGTGAAGCCGCCATCGTCAACAATGTGGAAGTGTATGGTGTGCAGCACATCAACGAAGTGGTAGACTTACTCGAAGGCGTGAATACCATCCCTGCCACGGTGGTAGATACACGGGATGAATTTTACCATTCGCAATACCATTTCGATGTTGACTTTACCGATGTAAAAGGACAAGAAAACATCAAACGTGCATTGGAGATTGCCGCAGCCGGTGGCCACAATGCCATTCTGATAGGCCCGCCCGGTGCAGGCAAAACGATGCTGGCCAAACGCCTGCCTACCATACTGCCGCCACTCACGTTGCAAGAGGCTTTAGAAACCACAAAGATTCACAGTGTGGCAGGCAAGCTCCCAGAAAATGCAACGCTGATTAGCAAGCGGCCTTTTAGAAGCCCACACCACACGGTGAGTGACGCAGCCTTAGTCGGTGGTGGTGGCAACCCACAGCCCGGTGAAATTTCGCTGGCCCACAATGGCGTGTTGTTTTTGGATGAACTGCCCGAGTTCAAACGCTCGGCCTTGGAAGTGATGCGGCAGCCGATGGAAGAACGAAGGGTGACTATCAGCCGGGCAAAAGTGGCGCTGGATTTTCCGGCTTCATTTATGCTAGTGGCAAGCATGAACCCATGTCCATGCGGCTACTACAACCACCCCGAAAAAGAATGCAGCTGTCCTCCGGGTGCCGTGCAGAAATACCTCAACAAAATCAGTGGCCCACTACTCGACCGCATCGATTTGCATGTAGAAGTAACGCCCGTTCCTTTCAGCGAACTCTCTGCCGCCAGTACTGCAGAAAACAGTGCACAAATACGTGAACGTGTGATGAAGGCGAGAGACATCCAATCGGAACGTTATAAGGAAAACGAAGGCATTTACTGCAATGCTCAAATCAATACCACTTTGCTACACCAGCATTGTACGTTGAACAACATCAGCGCCAACCTGCTGAAGATTGCCATGGAAAAACTGAACCTGAGTGCCCGTGCCTACGACCGGATTTTAAAAGTAAGTCGAACCATAGCCGACCTGGCCGGTAGCGCAGACATTCGGCCCGAGCATGTGGCAGAAGCCATTCAATACCGCAGCTTGGACAGAGAAGGATGGGCGGGGTAAGGCAATTAGCTAATGTGCCAATTTGCTAATGTGCTAATGAGAAGAATATCGTTTACGCAAAAAAGTCCCGACAGATACCTGCCGGGACTTTTTTATTATTTATAGAACTATCGTAATTAGCCAATTTGCACATTGGCACATTTTCAAATTAGAAATTCCTATTGATGTCGAAAGCTTCGAGCTCACGGCTAACGGCGTTCAGGAAAGTGCTTCCCAATGCACCATCAATAATGCGGTGATCATAGCTCATGCTGATGTACATCATGTGGCGGATGGCAATACTGTCGCCTTGTGCGGTTTCTATCACCACCGGACGTTTTTTAATAGCACCTACAGCCATAATTGCTACCTGCGGCTGGTTGATGATAGGCGTACCCATAATGCTGCCAAACGTACCCACATTGGTAAGGGTAAATGTGCCGCCCATGGTATCATCGGGTTTCAGTTTGCCATTGCGGGCTGCATCGGCCAAGCCATTTACCTGCTTGGTAAGACCTACGAGATTCAACTGATCGGCACCTTTAATTACTGGCACAATTAAATTGCCCGTAGGTAAGGCCGTGGCCATACCCAGATTAATGTCTTTTTTGATAATGATTTTATCACCATCCACACTGCTGTTGAGCATGGGATATTTCTTCAGGCTTTTTACAACGGCCTCTATGAAGAGTGGTGTAAAAGTGATTTTAGCTCCTTCCCGTTTTTCAAATTCCTTCTTCACTTTTTCACGCCACAGTACCATGTTCGTTACATCGCATTCGGCAAAGCTGGTAACGTGAGCACTGGTATGTTTGCTATCGGTCATGTGCTTGGCAATCACCTTACGCATCCGATCCATTTCAATGATTTCAACATTGCCACCATAGCTTACCGGCGATGGAGCCGGAGTTGTAGTAGCCACGGCATTGCTTGCAGGAGCCGCCACAGCCGGGGCCTGATATGAAGGCGCTGCAGGTGCAACTGATTTACCTCTGTTTTGCAGGTAAGCCATCATATCTTTTTTGCTCACCCGACCATCCAATCCAGTACCGGGAATGGTTTCCAACTCCGCCATGCTGATGCCTTCTTCCTGTGCAATTTTCAGTACCAAAGGAGAATAAAAACGTGGGCTGCCCGCCTGATGCACTGTTGCCGGCCGCATGTCTTCAGGCATTGTTGTGGGCTGATACGGAATCTCTTCGATGACAGATGGAGCTGGCGTTGGCGCAGCTGCAGGTGCTGCAACAGGAGCAGCAGCGGCTACAGTGCCAGCAGCAGTTTGAATGCGGGCAATCACTGCACCAATCGGCACTACGTCATTTTCTTTATACAGTACTTCGGCCAATACGCCGGCAGCTGTACTGGGTACTTCGCTGTCTACTTTATCGGTGGCTATTTCGAGCACGGGCTCATCTTGAGCAATATTGTCGCCGGGCTTTTTGAGCCACTTTAAAATGGTGGCTTCCATAATGCTTTCGCCCAGTTTCGGCATAACCAAATCAACTACAGACATAACAATCGTTTTTCCTCAAATGATGTAAGAACTCCGCAAAAGTAAGGTAAATGACTGCAAGGGTTTGCGGAGACCTTAATGCGTTGCAGGATACCTATCCGTATAAGTACCTCAAACAATATACTTTTACCACAACATATTGTATTACCAAGGGTGGGCTAACGCTTTTTCACATGTGTCAAGCCCTTTCTTCCGCTACTTTTGTGGCCAAAAATCTTGCCTGATGTCATTTAAAACGATTGCCGTAATTGGCGCCGGCACCATGGGAAATGGTATTGCCCATGTGTTTGCCCAGCATGGATACGATGTGCAACTGATAGATGTGAGTGAAGCTGCCTTGCAAAAAGGATTGGCCACCATTGGCAAAAACCTCGACCGGCAGGTAGCCAAAGGTTTACTTTCCGAGGCCGATAAAACTGCCACCCTTGGCCGCATCGCCACGCATACCAGCATTGCCACTGGTGTAGCCAACGCTGATTTGGTGGTAGAAGCTGCTACAGAAAATACCCACCTCAAGTTGTCCATTTTTAAAGAAATAGATGCTGCTGCACCGGCACATTGCATTTTGGCCAGCAACACATCTTCTATTTCCATTACAAAAATTGCCGCTGCCACCAGCCGCCCTGCCAAAGTCATTGGCATGCACTTTATGAACCCCGTGCCGGTGATGAAACTGGTAGAAATCATCAACGGTTATGCTACGGAAGCAGCTGTAACCTCGCAGATTGTGGAGCTGAGCAAGGCATTGGGTAAAAGTACCTGCTGTGGCCAATGATTACCCTGGCTTTGTGGCCAACCGCATTTTAATGCCGATGATTAACGAAGCCGTTTATACTTTGTACGAAGGCGTGGCTGGCGTAGAATCTATCGACACGATTATGAAGCTGGGCATGGCGCATCCTATGGGGCCGTTGCAACTCGCCGACTTTATTGGCCTCGATGTGTGCCTGAGCATTTTGCAGGTTTTGCACGATGGTTTTGGCCAGCCAAAATATGCCCCTTGTCCGCTGCTGGTAAATATGGTAACCGCCGGTAAGCTGGGTGCCAAATCGGGTGAAGGATTTTATACCTACACCGCCGGTAGCAAAGAGTTGCTGGTGAGTCCGCAGTTCAAATAAGCAAAACGAATGAATATAACTCAGCCGGCTGCATTCCACAGCCGGCTGTTTTTTTCCGTCGTTTCATTTCCAGAAACAATGTTTTCTTTACTGCCTTATGTCTGCCAGTAGTCCATCACATTCTTTACAGCTCAATACCAGTCGCAAGCAAATTTTATCCATTGCGATGCCTATTGCTGCATCCATGCTGGTACCGCAAATCAACTTCGTCACCAACAATATTTTTTGGGTGGC
The Phnomibacter ginsenosidimutans genome window above contains:
- a CDS encoding 3-hydroxyacyl-CoA dehydrogenase family protein, producing the protein MANDYPGFVANRILMPMINEAVYTLYEGVAGVESIDTIMKLGMAHPMGPLQLADFIGLDVCLSILQVLHDGFGQPKYAPCPLLVNMVTAGKLGAKSGEGFYTYTAGSKELLVSPQFK
- a CDS encoding YifB family Mg chelatase-like AAA ATPase, translated to MLVKTYGSAVMGVHAVTIVLEVDVNNQGNPGSIIVGLPDNAVKESMQRVESAIKSNGYKMPRTRVVVNMAPADIRKSGTAFDLPMAIGLLGATEQLQNSDAFKDYIIMGELSLDGEVRPIKGALPMAIQARKEGYKGLIVPKQNAREAAIVNNVEVYGVQHINEVVDLLEGVNTIPATVVDTRDEFYHSQYHFDVDFTDVKGQENIKRALEIAAAGGHNAILIGPPGAGKTMLAKRLPTILPPLTLQEALETTKIHSVAGKLPENATLISKRPFRSPHHTVSDAALVGGGGNPQPGEISLAHNGVLFLDELPEFKRSALEVMRQPMEERRVTISRAKVALDFPASFMLVASMNPCPCGYYNHPEKECSCPPGAVQKYLNKISGPLLDRIDLHVEVTPVPFSELSAASTAENSAQIRERVMKARDIQSERYKENEGIYCNAQINTTLLHQHCTLNNISANLLKIAMEKLNLSARAYDRILKVSRTIADLAGSADIRPEHVAEAIQYRSLDREGWAG
- a CDS encoding MutS-related protein, translating into MNIDQTSLRDLAIFHAEEEQSVFNTLNFTQTSGGAQWLAYLLNHPFSDVKPIQETQDLLKLMLQNQDKWPSGITNGTIMVLDKFYQSQIDKIPFPTNAANALLYKLIHGPDYAIIRYSVGHAIDFLQGMQQFIGMFDAQKTPALLSGMLSRIQLMMAREEIKALIAVTNKQQLSAVQHLHYGYYLLYHFKNQINDLIDMHGRLEAYLSLAKAIQVHQLTFPDIQPAPAPSITAKGLRHILLEHPTAYDLELNQETNFIFLTGANMAGKSTFIKAVGVAAYLAHIGMAVPATQMQLSIFDGILSNIQVSDNIVKGESYFFNEVQRIKNTITRINDNSKWLVLIDELFKGTNVQDAMRCSTTVIKGLLKIKNSLFVLSTHLYEIGDELRPYPNIAFRYFETQVTDEELKFSYQLKEGISNDRLGYLILKREGVVEMIERL
- a CDS encoding 3-hydroxyacyl-CoA dehydrogenase NAD-binding domain-containing protein; this encodes MSFKTIAVIGAGTMGNGIAHVFAQHGYDVQLIDVSEAALQKGLATIGKNLDRQVAKGLLSEADKTATLGRIATHTSIATGVANADLVVEAATENTHLKLSIFKEIDAAAPAHCILASNTSSISITKIAAATSRPAKVIGMHFMNPVPVMKLVEIINGYATEAAVTSQIVELSKALGKSTCCGQ
- a CDS encoding dihydrolipoamide acetyltransferase family protein is translated as MSVVDLVMPKLGESIMEATILKWLKKPGDNIAQDEPVLEIATDKVDSEVPSTAAGVLAEVLYKENDVVPIGAVIARIQTAAGTVAAAAPVAAPAAAPTPAPSVIEEIPYQPTTMPEDMRPATVHQAGSPRFYSPLVLKIAQEEGISMAELETIPGTGLDGRVSKKDMMAYLQNRGKSVAPAAPSYQAPAVAAPASNAVATTTPAPSPVSYGGNVEIIEMDRMRKVIAKHMTDSKHTSAHVTSFAECDVTNMVLWREKVKKEFEKREGAKITFTPLFIEAVVKSLKKYPMLNSSVDGDKIIIKKDINLGMATALPTGNLIVPVIKGADQLNLVGLTKQVNGLADAARNGKLKPDDTMGGTFTLTNVGTFGSIMGTPIINQPQVAIMAVGAIKKRPVVIETAQGDSIAIRHMMYISMSYDHRIIDGALGSTFLNAVSRELEAFDINRNF
- a CDS encoding dihydroorotase; the encoded protein is MQNYLIKNACIVNEGRTFFSDLLIKNGRIEKIAPQINCTEAVVEINAEGLHLLPGAIDDQVHFREPGLTHKANIFTESRAAVAGGVTSFMEMPNTVPNALTHELLEDKYQIAAQSSLANYSFFMGTSNSNADEVLKTNDRKKDVCGIKIFMGASTGNMLVDNYLTLDKIFREAEVLIATHCEDEKVIKRNLHALQGVELTPQHHPVIRDVEACFESSFSAIQLAKKHNTRLHILHISTARELQLFTNMLPLSEKRITSEVCVHHLHFTADDYDRLGYQIKCNPAIKSADNKAALWEALNDDRLDVIATDHAPHLLSEKEPPYAHAHAGLPLVQHSVLMMMKYVQEGRISIEKVVQKMSHNVADMFDIDQRGYIREGYYADLVLVNLQQSTTVSKENILYKCGWSPLEGETLPASISHTFVNGHLAYANGELNASQLGMRLRFNR